Proteins encoded in a region of the Sparus aurata chromosome 6, fSpaAur1.1, whole genome shotgun sequence genome:
- the LOC115582635 gene encoding rac GTPase-activating protein 1-like — MMESSVANLNNQFQSLRAVVDCLNEGIEPQFLQMAVSFEDCRKKWLLTDEELLSCKEGLAKAETERGALEVKLKHARNQVDVEIRRRQKAEAVYEKLERQLQLIRELLLSENNGSSILLSEEQRSALAFLSAHSQAAQAANNNLNSSRRLMTIDESASLLSDISFDQTDDSLDWDSSVMKNVRLRKRQKRRSSRKLEVPPQAMKKPRSTGRKSDRMNESIVAKTTITMPANGGPVKAVSTIETVPYWTRNRQSAWADTTTTDQSETVSEAPSTPVPEIPVQLRTPKARGGGKKHIFTAKTVIKSEFCASCGRKTRFGKMYLRCQDCRVVSHPECRDRCPMPCNPTAVSTPINNAEATLADFAPVTSPKIPALVIYCIKEIEHRGLNEIGLYRVSGQERMVKELKEKLIRGKTLPPLNKIDDINVITGVLKDFLRSLPEPLLTFHLNKAFMEAAEIQDDGNSLAMLYQNISELPQPNRDTLACLMIHLQKVSQSVETKMDVNNLARVFGPTLVGHAVPDPDPMTILHDTNRQPRIVERLLSIPARYWGQFAYPDNTGMDNAHHTETPDNKVSVLGPVTTPEHQMMAKTPSSSSLSQRMMHTFSSTTLFGSKSKASAASKCQGNFFASPQLK, encoded by the exons ATGATGGAGTCGTCTGTGGCGAACCTGAACAACCAGTTTCAGAGTCTGAGGGCCGTGGTGGACTGTCTGAATGAGGGCATTGAACCAC AGTTCCTTCAGATGGCAGTCAGCTTTGAGGATTGCCGTAAAAAGTGGCTGCTTACAGACGAGGAGCTGCTTTCCTGTAAAGAGGGACTGGCTAAAGCGGAGACTGAGAGGGGAGCCCTGGAGGTCAAACTGAAGCATGCTCGCAATCAGGTCGATGTGGAGATCCGCCGACGGCAGAAGGCCGAGGCAGTCTATGAGAAGCTG GAACGTCAGTTACAGCTGATCCGGGAGCTGCTGTTATCAGAGAACAACGGCAGCAGTATCCTCCTGAGCGAGGAGCAGCGCTCCGCCCTGGCTTTCCTCAGCGCCCACTCCCAAGCTGCACAGGCTGCTAATAACAACCTCAACTCTAGTCGAAG GTTAATGACCATCGATGAATCAGCTTCTTTGCTGTCAGACATCAGCTTTGACCAAACGGACGACTCTCTG GACTGGGATTCCTCTGTGATGAAAAATGTTAGACTGCGGAAACGCCAGAAACGG CGTTCCTCCCGGAAATTAGAAGTTCCTCCACAGGCAATGAAGAAACCCCGTTCCACTGGACGAAAATCAGATAGG ATGAATGAGTCTATTGTGGCCAAAACTACCATCACCATGCCTGCCAACGGTGGTCCTGTTAAAGCTGTCTCTACCATTGAAACTGTGCCTTACTGGACACGCAATAGACAGAGTG CATGGGCCGATACCACCACCACTGACCAATCTGAGACTGTCAGTGAAGCTCCCAGCACCCCAGTGCCAGAGATCCCAGTCCAACTCAGAACCCCCAAAgctagaggaggaggaaaaaaacacatcttcacTGCGAAAACA GTGATAAAGTCTGAGTTTTGTGCATCGTGTGGAAGAAAAACAAGGTTTGGCAAGATGTACCTTCGCTGCCAGGATTGCAGGGTGGTGAGCCACCCGGAGTGTCGTGACCGCTGTCCCATGCCCTGTAATCCCACAGCTGTTAGCACTCCCATCAACAACGCCGAG GCCACCCTGGCGGACTTCGCTCCAGTGACATCTCCCAAAATCCCAGCATTGGTTATCTACTGCATTAAGGAGATTGAACACAGAGGCCTCAATGAG ATTGGCCTGTACAGGGTCTCTGGCCAGGAGCGCATGGTGAAAGAGTTGAAAGAGAAGCTGATTAGAGGAAAGACTCTGCCACCGCTAAACAAAATAGACGACATCAACGTCATTACAGGTGTCCTCAAGGACTTCCTCAGAAGCCTCCCAGAGCCGCTGCTCACCTTCCACCTCAACAAAGCCTTCATGGAAGCGGCCG AAATCCAGGATGATGGCAACAGTCTCGCCATGTTGTATCAGAACATCAGTGAGCTGCCTCAACCCAACCGAGACACTCTGGCCTGCCTGATGATCCATTTGCAGAA GGTCTCTCAAAGTGTGGAGACTAAGATGGACGTGAACAACCTGGCCAGGGTGTTTGGCCCTACTCTTGTGGGTCACGCTGTTCCCGACCCAGACCCTATGACCATCCTGcatgacacaaacagacaaccAAGG ATAGTAGAGCGCTTGCTCAGTATTCCAGCAAGGTACTGGGGTCAGTTTGCCTATCCAGATAATACAGGCATGGACAATGCTCACCACACAGAAACTCCAGACAACAAAG TGAGCGTATTGGGACCAGTGACCACTCCAGAGCACCAGATGATGGCCAAAACACCTTCCTCCAGCTCACTTTCCCAGCGCATGATGCACACCTTCTCCAGCACCACCCT ATTTGGGAGCAAGAGCAAAGCTTCAGCAGCCTCTAAGTGCCAGGGAAACTTCTTCGCTTCTCCACAGCTGAAGTGA
- the LOC115582788 gene encoding major intrinsically disordered Notch2-binding receptor 1-like, with protein MANLQQEYPGVLLGILEELANMRQLLTFQDLCRMVSTRYDLEHLIELRSLLFAAASRDPCFPATLFRDRVSARGQGLSPIGVAADIVTIFNLIQMTGGATDESQPMRAQTVLPVDQSPVPSLPGIHQLNIYGRERARAHSDSSGRPIDQHLLFPRPNYSARKRASLPPDPLSLVSSPPARARAVSFDLPHTTLLYPSGQIPNEVMKNLYLPLETDSESSGDSAPIEVFEPEQTGSSVDQKRNVFKKDFHNQPPLIPQVTVSSDSPSPNTGQKGFDNHSFEMIPNPYPSPTTVHQSPEQRAKHESIDDLQDSTYFGPGSIPDWSPRHLQPPRTKRPIWSNKSHSLEDRIAPGSIGSGMESQGGQLPRRSTPAISNLGESSGCESGDSGLPSLCDVFKAKGTQTDPPDPRRLRSLVHADRLSFMTSLDDPEFGEDDISAIFRFLDDISMCGSTGVLHPGDGSAAINQDTHEARRGRLGQLQRLFHSLESSDDGLKASVCKLLLRMSQIERQLESLNDVKAEISQVLSALQRLDEKIQQPISAGGGQDTGGRWLEPLSGVSSFMSHPLTPSESSEPQPLSASGHLFPGTSTTSLDWSRWNTPAELSESSKSQADSKGKKEGKKDASSRRTSKTQPEEKIASETKQPNVTSSARDWTVSFSKTKDGKSSHGQADPSGSTANLLSQKSTNLVEQVFNSSLFRHKDSSLTGGLTSGKIIDPRLAEGRGRPIWTVDDREARVTPFDLQGQESLNPNNMEFWMDDIYTPGYDGLLRRKEADLRRAKICKLVALIGTAVTIILIIVIPVCLVRPQRP; from the exons ATGGCTAACCTGCAGCAGGAATACCCTGGGGTCCTCCTGGGGATCCTGGAGGAACTGGCCAATATGCGGCAATTGCTGACGTTTCAGGACCTTTGTCGCATGGTCAGCACCCGCTATGACCTGGAGCACCTCATCGAGCTCAGGAGTTTGCTGTTTGCGGCTGCCAGCCGGGATCCCTGTTTCCCAGCCACTCTCTTCAGAGACAGGGTTTCCGCCAGAGGCCAGGGGCTATCACCTATAGGCGTCGCTGCTGACATTGTTACTATATTCAATCTTATTCAGATGACGGGCGGGGCCACTGATGAAAGCCAACCAATGAGAGCCCAGACGGTCCTCCCTGTCGACCAGTCTCCTGTTCCCAGTCTGCCTGGAATCCACCAGCTGAACATTTATGGTCGAGAAAGAGCACGTGCCCACTCTGACTCCAGTGGCAGGCCTATCGATCAGCACTTGCTGTTTCCAAGACCTAATTACTCTGCCCGCAAGCGAGCAAGTCTTCCCCCAGATCCACTCTCACTTGTGTCCTCCCCTCCTGCCAGGGCGAGGGCCGTGTCTTTCGACTTGCCTCACACAACACTTTTGTACCCCAGTGGTCAAATCCCCAACGAAGTCATGAAGAATCTCTACCTGCCTTTGGAGACGGACAGCGAGTCTAGTGGAGATTCTGCACCCATAGAGGTGTTTGAACCGGAACAAACGGGATCATCTGTGGACCAGAAGAGAAACGTGTTTAAGAAAGACTTCCATAACCAACCGCCTCTGATACCCCAGGTGACTGTTAGCAGTGACTCTCCCAGTCCCAACACGGGGCAGAAAGGCTTCGACAATCACAGCTTTGAAATGATTCCAAATCCTTACCCGTCACCAACAACAGTCCACCAATCACCAGAACAGCGGGCTAAACATGAGAGCATTGACGATCTGCAGGACTCTACTTACTTTGGACCGGGGTCAATCCCAGATTGGTCCCCTCGGCACCTTCAACCTCCCAGGACCAAGCGACCCATCTGGAGCAACAAGAGTCACAGTCTAGAGGACCGGATAGCCCCAGGAAGCATTGGATCAGGGATGGAATCACAAGGGGGTCAACTGCCAAGAAGATCAACCCCTGCTATCAGCAATTTGGGGGAGTCTTCAGGATGTGAGAGTGGGGATAGTGGATTGCCAAGTCTATGCGATGTGTTCAAGGCTAAGGGAACCCAGACGGATCCACCGGACCCCCGGCGCCTTCGTAGCCTAGTCCATGCTGATCGCCTCTCCTTCATGACCTCATTAGACGACCCTGAGTTTGGTGAGGATGACATCAGTGCCATCTTTCGTTTCTTAGATGACATAAGCATGTGCGGTTCCACGGGAGTCCTGCACCCCGGTGATGGGTCAGCAGCAATTAACCAGGACACCCATGAGGCCAGACGTGGCCGCCTAGGCCAACTCCAAAGGCTCTTCCACTCTCTGGAAAGCAGTGATGATGGGCTCAAGGCTAGTGTCTGTAAACTGCTGCTCCGTATGAGCCAGATAGAGAGACAGCTGGAGTCACTGAACGATGTAAAGGCTGAGATTTCCCAGGTACTGTCTGCTCTGCAGCGACTGGATGAAAAGATCCAGCAGCCTATCAGTGCTGGTGGTGGACAAGACACAGGCGGGCGATGGCTGGAGCCTCTCAGCGGTGTCTCGTCTTTTATGAGCCACCCTCTAACTCCATCTGAGTCATCAGAGCCTCAGCCTCTGTCTGCCTCTGGGCATCTGTTTCCAGGGACCAGCACTACTAGTCTGGACTGGAGCCGCTGGAACACTCCTGCGGAGCTATCAGAGAGCAGCAAAAGTCAGGCTGAttcaaaggggaaaaaagagggGAAGAAGGATGCATCATCTCGTCGTACCTCCAAAACCCAGCCGGAGGAGAAAATTGCCTCTGAAACCAAACAGCCAAATGTCACTAGCTCTGCAAGAGACTGGACAGTGTCATTCTCGAAAACTAAAGATGGCAAAAGTTCACATGGACAG GCAGATCCGTCAGGTAGCACAGCTAACCTGCTCTCCCAAAAGTCCACAAACCTGGTCGAACAAGTGTTTAACTCGTCCCTGTTCCGCCACAAAGACAGCAGCCTGACAGGTGGGCTAACATCTGGGAAGATCATAGACCCCAGATTGGCTGAGGGAAGGGGAAGGCCCATATGGACTGTGGACGACAGAGAGGCACGAGTCACCCCTTTCGATTTACAG GGCCAGGAGTCCCTGAACCCCAATAACATGGAGTTCTGGATGGACGACATCTACACTCCAGGCTACGATGGTCTACTCAGGCGTAAAGAGGCTGACCTCCGCAGGGCCAAGATCTGCAAGCTGGTTGCACTCATTGGCACTGCGGTGACTATCATTCTCATCATCGTCATTCCTGTCTGCCTCGTGCGCCCACAAAGACCCTGA
- the evc gene encoding ellis-van Creveld syndrome protein, with translation MAEQDPIAGCSTDVLVSFAESLHIYTGLLTVATVCGGLSGILAAALLYVFCLKPLLLTRQGYNARRLLEPDDGEVDNKQSDCVSNSRKEAPSVPANDKEKKQSPMNSDVAAFASRAKVVYPINQKYRPLADGASNPSLHEHSKLPATPNEESSSSTDGESLSQEQDNDDSSQFISSSLVPRSLQNQSFTRVSHYPHTLTQTGFEGRISLYCLALQDLQQHCSQLQEEKYLIYLQMVKMVFSCRFPKDKNDADFSKNILQMQEKELNELKKQFPASHTASEKNDDAPCTLEEIERAQKDFLEHGLQVSKRFSKQLEDLCQHLLKKTSVLSPDEAQDVILSHIQTLVLIENHLMNTQEADLKRIQQKLLWWEELTGLLQSQPALLKREVSLRQGLIATTLEQLTSDDLMSFSHMEKILSEVQTTLTEGLEQCTEECRRKTKELVNDKCSRMESKKKKLLRSQTKEKSRALELRQAHGDLQQLAKMYQELLTKHRQQISDSEQQQESRVAETLCDHWKKLRTFWSKRLGEITKDVFCTSVLAQTNLSAERCEELWLDLEQELAAQLQQAECTTKLQLEDMRAQLDKDGQVWSEEMALVQACLKHLSEQQMKILKAMVARQSYTLDSQVGRLIEKKHEHLLAALQRYFVVRHFCLHMLKEMRLSKLKALSQNDFRAVLMDDPSKSQPCINSALKNSNASLAERHLGPESQLVGHSFQQEFLSELETGTELLQSHAQVVLGNALSHAIQQMMEMLPTESQTSPKEDDGLKRHLIEAASESVYVTKDSLTALVQNYYSHLQDIIKKLQQDQSNIDQDENERYESSSQLHRSLLRELMNWGKKPTSVEFQQRVELHKRKVLEKCEVEQEMIYEELRRKKVVQDRDMEMSKAQLLEAEEGFIKELAALARVSLHTSDAEASGDEDNMGNQSANILDLLALNPALDPALNPSLTPTIVTPVVKSKPKKK, from the exons ATGGCAGAGCAGGACCCGATAGCGGGATGTAGCACCGATGTGCTGGTCAGTTTCGCCGAGTCTCTGCACATATACACCGGGCTGTTGACTGTGGCCACAGTGTGTGGAGGTCTTTCAGGGATATtagctgctgctcttctgtaTGTCTTCTGCCTGAAACCCTTGCTGTTGACGAGACAA GGTTACAATGCAAGGCGTCTGCTTGAacctgatgatggagaagtggacAACAAGCAGAGTGACTGTGTCAGCAACAGCAGAAAGGAGGCTCCAAGTGTCCCCGCCAATGATAAA GAGAAGAAGCAGTCACCCATGAACAGTGATGTGGCTGCATTTGCATCCAGAGCAAAGGTGGTTTATCCCATCAACCAAAAATACAGA CCTTTAGCAGACGGAGCGTCCAATCCATCACTACATGAGCACTCCAAGTTGCCAGCAACGCCTAACGAAGAGTCATCCTCATCCACGGACGGAGAGTCTCTGAGCCAAGAGCAGGACAACGATGACAGCAGTCAGTTTATCTCCTCTTCGCTGGTCCCAAGGAGCCTGCAGAATCAGAGCTTCACCAGGGTCTCCCACTACCCTCACACGCTCACACAAACAGG TTTTGAAGGTAGGATCAGCCTTTACTGTTTGGCCCTGCAGGATTTACAACAACATTGCTCCCAGCTTcaagaagaaaaatatctg ATTTATCTTCAAATGGTGAAAATGGTATTCAGCTGTCGTTTCCCTAAAGACAAAAATGATGCTGACTTCTCCAAGAATATTCTTCAAATGCAAGAAAAG GAACTGAACGAACTGAAGAAGCAGTTTCCAGCAAGCCACACTGCCAGCGAGAAAAATGATGATGCTCCTTGTACATTGGAGGAGATAGAGAGAGCCCAGAAAGATTTTCTTGAGCATGGCCTTCAAGTG TCTAAGCGCTTCAGCAAACAGTTGGAGGACTTGTGCCAGCATCTTCTGAAGAAGACCAGTGTTTTGTCTCCAGATGAAGCCCAGGATGTGATTCTCTCTCACATCCAGACTCTTGTGTTAATAGAGAACCACCTGATGAACACACAAGAAGCTGATCTAAAG AGGATCCAGCAGAAGTTGTTGTGGTGGGAGGAGCTGACTGGGCTTCTTCAGTCCCAACCTGCCTTGCTGAAGCGAGAAGTGTCTCTGAGGCAGGGCCTGATAGCAACAACACTGGAGCAACTGACAAGCGATGACCTCATGTCGTTTAGCCACATGGAAAAGATACTTTCAGAGGTCCAGACAACTCTTACCGAAGGCCTCGAACAGTGCACTGAGG AGTGCAGGAGGAAGACAAAGGAGCTAGTGAACGACAAGTGCAGCAGAATGGAgtccaagaagaagaagcttttGAGGAGCCAGACCAAGGAGAAGAGCCGTGCCCTGGAACTGAGACAGGCACATGGTGACCTACAGCAGCTCGCCAAG ATGTACCAGGAGCTGCTGACAAAACACAGGCAGCAGATTTCAGActcggagcagcagcaggagagcaggGTTGCTGAAACCCTCTGTGACCACTGGAAG AAACTCCGTACCTTCTGGTCAAAGAGGCTTGGAGAGATCACCAAGGACGTCTTTTGCACCTCTGTACTTGCCCAGACAAATCTCTCCGCTGAGCGCTGTGAAGAGCTGTGGTTGGATCTTGAGCAGGAGCTGGCAgcacagctgcagcaggcagagTGCACTACTAAGCTGCAACTGGAGGACATGAGGGCTCAGCTGGATAAAGATGGACAG GTGTGGAGTGAGGAGATGGCTCTGGTGCAGGCCTGTCTCAAACACCTGAGCGAACAGCAGATGAAGATCCTCAAAGCCATGGTGGCCAGACAGAGCTACACACTCGACAG CCAAGTGGGGAGGTTGATAGAGAAGAAACATGAGCACCTGTTGGCAGCGTTGCAGAGGTACTTTGTGGTCAGGCACTTCTGTCTGCACATGCTTAAGGAGATGAGGCTGTCCAAGCTGAAGGCACTCTCTCAGAATGATTTCAGAGCTGTGCTAATGGATGACCCCAGTAAAAGCCAGCCCTGTATCAATTCAGCTCTCAAG AACAGCAATGCCAGCCTGGCAGAGAGGCACCTGGGTCCAGAGAGTCAGCTGGTGGGCCACAGCTTCCAGCAGGAGTTCCTGTCTGAACTAGAAACGGGGACAGAGCTGCTTCAGAGCCATGCACAAGTAGTGCTAGGCAACGCCCTCAGCCACGCCATCCAACAGATGATGGAGATGCTGCCCACTGAGTCACAAACTTCTCCCAAAGAGGACGACGGCTTGAAG CGCCACCTGATAGAAGCTGCCTCGGAGAGTGTGTATGTGACCAAAGATTCTCTCACTGCTCTGGTTCAGAACTACTACTCCCACCTGCAGGACATCATCAAAAAACTACAACAGGATCAGTCAAACATAGACCAGG ATGAGAATGAGAGATATGAGAGCAGCAGTCAGCTTCACAGATCCTTGCTGAGGGAGTTGATGAACTGGGGCAAGAAACCGACCTCTGTTGAGTTTCAACAGAG GGTTGAACTCCACAAAAGGAAAGTGTTGGAGAAGTGTGAAGTGGAACAGGAAATGATATACGAGGAGCTGAGGCGGAAAAAAGTTGTGCAGGATCGGGACATGGAAATGAGCAAAGCACAGCTGCTG GAGGCAGAAGAAGGCTTCATAAAGGAGCTGGCGGCCTTGGCCCGAGTTTCTCTCCACACTTCAGATGCAGAAGCCAGCGGTGATGAGGACAACATGG GTAATCAGAGTGCTAATATACTGGACCTGCTTGCCCTGAACCCAGCATTAGATCCAGCCTTGAATCCTTCACTGACTCCAACGATTGTAACTCCAGTGGTGAAATCCAAACCAAAGAAGAAATGA